A single genomic interval of Chitinophaga sp. 180180018-3 harbors:
- a CDS encoding MgtC/SapB family protein, translating to MKHILQIIQEDQLLKILISLVAGAILGVEREYKRKPAGMRTMTLICVSSTVFTILSAEMGFPGSPDRIASNILTGVGFIGAGVIFKGDFTIDGITTAASIWIAAALGMAIGMSQYWLAAAALASALVILILMEYTEKWISSFNDKRQYTIYFHEEKFPHTDVENILQGFQLKYRKMMIVRKDDIIEVNYTVRGPRNKMQQLDEYLLGNKDIFQYEVQANPL from the coding sequence ATGAAGCATATACTGCAGATTATACAGGAAGACCAGCTGCTCAAAATACTTATTTCGCTGGTAGCAGGCGCCATACTTGGGGTAGAGCGTGAATACAAACGCAAGCCCGCCGGTATGCGTACTATGACCCTAATATGTGTAAGCAGCACGGTATTTACCATACTCTCCGCTGAAATGGGATTCCCCGGCTCCCCGGATCGTATCGCCTCCAATATACTTACAGGCGTGGGGTTCATTGGCGCCGGCGTTATTTTCAAAGGAGATTTCACTATCGATGGGATCACAACAGCCGCTTCCATCTGGATCGCCGCTGCCCTCGGGATGGCTATAGGTATGAGCCAGTACTGGCTGGCAGCTGCTGCATTGGCAAGCGCGTTGGTGATATTGATCCTGATGGAATATACCGAGAAATGGATTTCTTCTTTTAATGATAAACGCCAGTACACTATTTACTTTCATGAAGAAAAATTTCCACATACTGATGTCGAAAATATCCTACAGGGATTTCAGCTGAAGTATCGAAAAATGATGATAGTCAGGAAAGATGATATCATAGAAGTAAATTACACCGTCCGCGGTCCGCGCAACAAGATGCAGCAACTGGACGAGTATTTGTTGGGTAACAAGGATATTTTTCAATACGAGGTACAGGCCAATCCCCTGTAG
- a CDS encoding ABC transporter transmembrane domain-containing protein, which yields MQNDTTAPAQKQPITRASLKKTFRLFRYVKPYWPQFSLGLLFLLISSLAGLAFPQLLGDLVNPQSNSSLFKGMNKAGVLLVAVLIGQAIFSFFRTVLFVNVTEKTLATLRQTIYNHLIKLPMKFFLERRVGELSSRISSDISLLQETFTTTLAEFIRQMIIIVGGVVILLITSPGLTAFMLAILPVMMVAAVVFGKFIRRFSKEVQEQVAASNTVVEETLQGILNVKAFANEFFEIARYRQRTNEAARIGMKSGKYRGAFSSFVIMGIFGALVAVIWRGVAMGMPTSSLLSFVLYSLFIGGSIAGLAEVYTNLQKSIGATEHLLEILDEPAEDINPVTAISPENHLEGQISFRDVSFHYPSRPDLTIMNNISFDVYADQKVALVGPSGAGKSTVVSLLLRLYDPVAGHIFFDGKDSAAFPLSELRSQMAVVPQDVFLFGGTIAENIAYGKPGATAEEMEAAARQANAWEFIQRFPAGMDTVVGERGIQLSGGQRQRIAIARAVLKNPRILILDEATSALDSESEKLVQDALDKLMEGRTSIVIAHRLSTIREADKIIVLDKGHIIEEGTHGELIEQDGLYRTLSEMQFSS from the coding sequence ATGCAAAACGACACTACAGCCCCGGCGCAGAAACAACCCATTACCAGGGCGTCATTGAAGAAAACATTCCGCCTGTTCCGTTATGTAAAACCTTACTGGCCGCAATTTTCGCTTGGACTTTTATTCCTGTTGATCTCGAGTCTTGCGGGTCTTGCATTTCCGCAATTATTAGGTGACCTGGTAAATCCACAGAGCAACAGCAGTTTATTCAAAGGAATGAATAAAGCAGGTGTGTTGCTGGTGGCGGTATTGATAGGTCAGGCTATCTTTTCATTTTTCCGTACTGTATTATTTGTTAATGTAACAGAGAAGACACTGGCCACCTTACGGCAAACGATCTATAATCACCTGATCAAATTGCCGATGAAATTTTTCCTGGAAAGGAGAGTAGGAGAGTTAAGCAGCCGTATTTCATCGGATATTTCGCTGCTGCAGGAAACGTTTACCACCACGCTGGCGGAGTTCATCCGGCAGATGATCATTATTGTAGGAGGAGTCGTAATTCTGCTGATCACATCGCCCGGGCTTACTGCTTTTATGCTGGCTATTTTGCCGGTGATGATGGTAGCAGCGGTGGTCTTCGGCAAGTTTATCCGGCGTTTTTCGAAGGAAGTACAGGAGCAGGTAGCTGCATCGAATACGGTGGTGGAAGAAACACTGCAGGGCATCCTCAATGTGAAGGCCTTTGCCAATGAGTTTTTTGAAATAGCACGCTACCGGCAACGCACCAACGAAGCAGCCCGTATTGGAATGAAGAGTGGCAAATACCGGGGTGCTTTTTCATCTTTCGTTATCATGGGTATTTTCGGGGCGCTGGTAGCGGTGATCTGGAGAGGAGTGGCGATGGGAATGCCCACTTCTTCGTTGTTATCTTTCGTACTTTATTCTCTCTTCATAGGCGGCTCCATTGCCGGGCTGGCGGAGGTATACACGAACCTGCAGAAAAGTATAGGGGCTACTGAGCACCTGTTGGAAATACTGGATGAACCTGCGGAAGATATTAATCCCGTTACGGCAATATCTCCGGAAAATCATCTCGAAGGACAGATCAGTTTCCGCGATGTATCTTTCCATTATCCGTCGAGGCCCGACCTGACCATTATGAACAATATATCATTCGATGTATATGCAGATCAGAAAGTAGCATTGGTGGGGCCGAGCGGCGCCGGGAAAAGTACAGTGGTATCATTACTGTTACGCCTATACGATCCGGTAGCAGGGCATATCTTTTTTGATGGAAAAGATAGTGCTGCATTTCCATTGTCGGAGCTACGCTCGCAGATGGCCGTAGTGCCGCAGGATGTATTTCTGTTTGGTGGAACGATTGCTGAAAATATTGCCTATGGCAAGCCGGGAGCAACTGCGGAAGAAATGGAAGCCGCAGCAAGGCAGGCCAACGCCTGGGAATTTATCCAGCGTTTTCCGGCAGGTATGGACACCGTGGTTGGAGAAAGGGGGATACAGCTGTCGGGCGGCCAGCGTCAGCGCATCGCCATTGCCAGGGCGGTATTGAAAAATCCACGTATCCTGATATTGGATGAAGCTACATCGGCGCTGGATTCTGAATCAGAGAAACTGGTACAGGATGCACTCGACAAACTGATGGAAGGCCGGACCTCTATTGTAATAGCGCATCGCCTTTCTACTATCAGGGAAGCTGATAAAATAATTGTGCTCGACAAAGGTCATATCATAGAAGAAGGTACGCATGGCGAATTGATAGAGCAGGATGGATTGTACCGTACACTTAGTGAAATGCAGTTTAGCAGCTAG
- a CDS encoding acyl-CoA thioesterase — translation MDSIYHTITLRFLAEPSDVNFGGKVHGGSVMKWIDQAGYTCAANWSGQYAVTVYVGGIRFFKPIAIGDLVEINAKIIYTGNTSMHISIDVFAGSPRQQQKNKTTHCVMVFAAVDDTGKTIPVPKWTPHTDEEINMELYAKKLMDLRKDIDEEMKPYM, via the coding sequence ATGGACTCTATCTACCACACCATCACCCTTCGCTTTCTCGCCGAGCCCTCCGATGTGAATTTCGGAGGAAAAGTTCACGGTGGCTCCGTAATGAAATGGATCGATCAGGCCGGATATACCTGCGCCGCCAACTGGAGCGGGCAATATGCTGTAACAGTTTATGTGGGGGGCATTCGCTTTTTTAAGCCCATCGCTATCGGCGACCTCGTGGAAATCAATGCAAAGATCATTTACACGGGGAACACCAGCATGCACATCTCTATAGATGTATTTGCAGGCAGTCCGCGACAACAGCAAAAAAATAAAACCACCCACTGCGTAATGGTATTTGCTGCGGTTGATGATACCGGCAAAACGATACCAGTACCCAAATGGACGCCTCACACCGATGAAGAGATTAATATGGAGCTATATGCAAAAAAACTAATGGACCTTAGAAAGGATATCGACGAAGAAATGAAGCCGTATATGTAG
- a CDS encoding IS4 family transposase: MSKSRFFSGQPIFNQLLSFVPATLIDKAARETNADSYYKQFKAFDHLVTMLFSSFHQCSSLRELVTGLLANEHRLNHLGLKKTPRRSTISDANRNRPVDFFSQLYHLLYQHHYPQHCPDSRTRNRLHDRLFIVDSTTISLFSTVMKGAGVKGLNGRKKGGVKAHVLMRAKDELPCFTVLTEAACSDRKFMQKLPLEPGSIIAMDRAYVNYTVMKDWTQNDITWISRVTKGMKIKVLERKKITSADKKNGILKDWIIRLGNPKTCKKSPVQQARVISIYDKKTQKKVHLLTNNQTYACSTIRRLYKQRWDIELLFKRIKQTSQLSNFLGDNENAISIQVWCALIKDLLIKIVKDQLKQLGCRMWSFSNLAGFLRLHLSTYILLIKFLTEPEKALLCNNKDADFIQLKLFSP; encoded by the coding sequence ATGAGCAAAAGTAGATTTTTTTCCGGACAGCCGATTTTTAATCAGTTACTTTCTTTTGTGCCCGCCACTTTAATCGATAAAGCGGCCAGGGAGACTAATGCAGACAGCTATTACAAGCAATTTAAGGCCTTTGACCATTTGGTAACCATGCTATTCAGCAGCTTTCATCAGTGTAGTTCTCTTAGAGAGCTAGTTACCGGGCTATTGGCTAATGAGCATCGGCTTAATCATCTAGGCCTTAAAAAAACACCTCGCCGTAGTACTATTTCAGATGCCAACAGGAACCGCCCTGTAGATTTTTTCAGCCAACTCTATCATTTACTATACCAACACCATTATCCACAACATTGCCCGGACAGCCGAACAAGAAACAGGTTGCATGATAGATTATTTATAGTGGATTCAACAACAATTAGTCTGTTTTCAACTGTGATGAAGGGTGCGGGTGTAAAAGGGTTAAATGGCAGGAAAAAAGGAGGTGTTAAAGCTCATGTGCTGATGCGAGCCAAAGATGAGTTACCCTGCTTTACTGTACTGACAGAGGCCGCTTGTAGTGACAGGAAATTTATGCAGAAGCTGCCCCTGGAGCCAGGCTCCATAATTGCCATGGATCGAGCTTATGTAAATTACACGGTAATGAAAGACTGGACCCAAAATGATATTACCTGGATCTCCAGGGTTACTAAAGGGATGAAAATAAAGGTACTTGAGCGCAAAAAAATAACATCGGCTGATAAAAAGAATGGAATTTTAAAAGACTGGATCATCCGACTTGGCAACCCAAAGACCTGTAAAAAAAGTCCGGTGCAGCAGGCCAGAGTCATTAGTATTTATGATAAAAAGACCCAAAAGAAGGTGCACTTACTCACTAACAATCAGACCTACGCTTGTTCTACCATTAGGAGATTGTACAAACAGAGATGGGATATAGAACTGCTATTCAAAAGAATTAAGCAGACCTCTCAATTAAGTAATTTTCTGGGAGACAATGAGAATGCCATTAGTATACAGGTATGGTGCGCTTTAATAAAAGATCTGCTTATAAAGATTGTGAAAGATCAATTAAAGCAACTGGGCTGCAGAATGTGGTCGTTTAGCAACCTGGCAGGTTTTCTAAGACTCCACCTCTCCACATACATTCTCCTAATTAAATTTCTAACCGAACCGGAGAAAGCACTTCTTTGTAATAATAAAGATGCAGACTTTATACAACTGAAATTATTCTCTCCTTAG